From Streptomyces sp. NBC_00683, one genomic window encodes:
- a CDS encoding beta-N-acetylhexosaminidase: protein MPASRPELSLVPRPRKVSPRPGRFVLDAGTCVRALPGTEAAAELLRTLLGPATGLPLAPAADGRIVLALDPQLGGLGEEGYGLTVGPQALLLRAARPTGLLRGVQTIRQLLPPEALSGGARAASWELPCVEISDVPRYPWRGAMLDVARHFQPVSYLRRYVDLLAFHKLNTLHLHLTDDQGWRMPVDAFPRLTSVGSHRAESLSDGVPHSGAYTKQELRDLVGHAAARGVTVVPEIEMPGHVRAALAAYPELGNHPGRSLDVWTEWGVCDTVLGVHEQVFDFCRTVLEEVMDVFPSPYIHIGGEECPTTEWENSPAARDRAAAEGLAGPGALHGWFMGRIGSFLVERGRRPTGWAETGTELPLDFTVMTWRDPAHARAAARRGHRVVSAHHRATYLDYAQSTDPGEPPAQPGDPVGLHTVYGNEPAPEDWEAGEAELVLGTQAQLWTEYVRTQDRIEYLTYPRLCALADRAWSGSGGDWPGFVERLRHHTARLDALGVPYHPLTPRSLMTASAGTAPSPR from the coding sequence ATGCCCGCATCACGCCCCGAGCTCTCCCTCGTACCCCGGCCCCGCAAGGTCTCGCCCCGCCCCGGCCGCTTCGTCCTCGACGCCGGCACCTGCGTCCGTGCCCTGCCGGGCACCGAAGCGGCGGCCGAGCTGCTGCGTACGCTGCTCGGCCCGGCCACCGGCCTGCCGCTGGCCCCCGCGGCCGACGGCCGGATCGTCCTGGCGCTCGACCCGCAGCTCGGCGGGCTCGGCGAGGAGGGGTACGGCCTCACCGTCGGACCGCAGGCGCTTCTGCTGCGCGCCGCCCGGCCGACCGGACTGCTCCGCGGGGTGCAGACGATCCGTCAGCTGCTGCCCCCCGAAGCCCTTTCGGGCGGTGCGCGGGCCGCGTCCTGGGAGCTGCCGTGCGTCGAGATCAGCGATGTGCCGCGCTACCCGTGGCGCGGCGCGATGCTCGATGTGGCCCGGCACTTCCAGCCCGTGTCGTATCTGCGCCGGTACGTCGACCTCCTGGCCTTCCACAAACTCAACACGCTCCATCTGCACCTCACCGACGACCAGGGCTGGCGCATGCCGGTGGACGCCTTTCCGCGGCTGACCTCGGTGGGGAGCCACCGGGCCGAGTCGCTGTCCGACGGTGTCCCGCACTCGGGGGCGTACACCAAGCAGGAGCTGCGGGACCTGGTCGGCCACGCCGCGGCCCGCGGGGTGACGGTCGTACCCGAGATCGAGATGCCCGGTCATGTGCGCGCGGCCCTCGCCGCCTACCCCGAGCTGGGCAACCACCCGGGCCGGAGTCTCGATGTCTGGACCGAATGGGGCGTCTGCGACACCGTGCTCGGCGTCCACGAGCAGGTCTTCGACTTCTGCCGGACGGTGCTGGAGGAGGTCATGGACGTCTTCCCGTCCCCGTACATCCACATCGGCGGCGAGGAGTGCCCGACCACCGAATGGGAGAACAGCCCCGCGGCCCGTGACCGGGCGGCGGCCGAGGGGCTCGCCGGTCCCGGGGCGCTGCACGGCTGGTTCATGGGCCGCATCGGGTCGTTCCTCGTGGAGCGGGGGCGCAGGCCCACCGGCTGGGCCGAGACCGGCACCGAACTCCCCCTCGACTTCACGGTGATGACCTGGCGCGACCCGGCCCACGCCCGTGCCGCCGCCCGCCGCGGCCACCGGGTGGTGAGCGCGCATCACCGTGCCACGTACCTCGACTACGCCCAGTCCACGGATCCGGGCGAGCCGCCCGCGCAGCCGGGAGACCCCGTCGGTCTGCACACCGTGTACGGCAACGAGCCGGCGCCGGAGGACTGGGAGGCCGGCGAGGCCGAGCTGGTCCTGGGCACCCAGGCGCAGTTGTGGACCGAGTACGTGCGGACGCAGGACCGGATCGAGTACCTCACCTACCCCCGCCTGTGCGCCCTGGCCGACCGCGCCTGGTCCGGCAGCGGCGGTGACTGGCCGGGGTTCGTCGAGCGCCTGCGCCACCACACCGCGCGGCTGGACGCCCTCGGTGTCCCCTACCACCCCCTGACCCCGCGGTCCCTCATGACCGCCTCCGCAGGTACAGCGCCATCCCCTCGGTAG
- a CDS encoding GntR family transcriptional regulator gives MADDVPGTVLKRERARDAVLELIESRSPGDAIPSERALCTLLGVSRPTVRAAIDELVAAGLLVREHGRGMFVAPEKITQELVSADLALGVPQAAGAWSSRLLEFTTLQAGARVGRKLRMSPAEEIVYVARLRLVDGAPMAIEHLHIRAAFVPGLSAHELESGDLYEHLRDTHGVHVHEAVQAIEPTVVTRAEARLLEVPELSPALLFERLTSDTAGRPVEYVHSVYRGDRYRIVSRLALGPAAAAAGLVRDGHHPGIPPGDFAHGDPISSSTRGDIQSGS, from the coding sequence ATGGCAGACGACGTACCGGGGACGGTGCTCAAACGGGAGCGGGCCCGCGACGCCGTCCTCGAGCTCATCGAGTCGCGCAGTCCCGGGGACGCCATTCCCTCCGAGCGCGCCCTCTGCACCCTGCTCGGCGTGTCCAGGCCCACGGTGCGCGCCGCGATCGACGAGCTCGTGGCCGCCGGGCTCCTGGTCCGCGAACACGGCCGCGGCATGTTCGTCGCACCCGAGAAGATCACCCAGGAGCTCGTCTCCGCCGACCTCGCCCTGGGCGTCCCGCAGGCGGCCGGGGCGTGGTCGAGCCGCCTGCTGGAGTTCACCACCCTCCAGGCCGGCGCCCGGGTCGGCCGCAAGCTGCGGATGTCGCCCGCCGAGGAGATCGTGTACGTCGCCCGGCTGCGCCTGGTCGACGGGGCGCCGATGGCCATCGAGCACCTGCACATCAGGGCGGCGTTCGTCCCCGGCCTGTCGGCCCACGAGCTGGAGAGCGGCGACCTGTACGAGCACCTGCGGGACACCCACGGAGTGCACGTCCACGAGGCGGTCCAGGCCATCGAGCCCACCGTCGTCACCCGGGCGGAGGCGCGGCTCCTGGAGGTTCCGGAACTGTCCCCGGCGCTCCTCTTCGAGCGGCTGACCTCGGACACCGCCGGCCGGCCCGTGGAGTACGTCCACTCCGTCTACCGGGGCGACCGGTACCGGATCGTCTCCCGGCTCGCGCTCGGTCCGGCGGCCGCCGCCGCGGGGCTGGTCAGGGACGGGCACCACCCCGGCATCCCGCCCGGCGACTTCGCGCACGGCGACCCGATCAGCTCCTCCACCCGCGGGGACATCCAGTCGGGCTCCTGA
- a CDS encoding TIM barrel protein — MGYSDQRFDVNLSILFTELPLLERPAAAAAAGFTAVELWWPWTETPTPAQAELDALKGALDAAGTQLVGLNFYAGQLPGPDRGALSVPGAESDRFRANIAVAAEFAASVGCRALNALYGNRVDGVDPAAQDALALENLTAAARAADGIGATLLIETLNKPESPLYPLVSAPAAIEVVDRVNEATGLGNAAFLLDLYHLSMNGEDLGQVIKAYAAKTGLVQIADNPGRGAPGTGSLPLEQLLDELAQAGYEGWVGLEYKPGDRPSAESFDWLPAAARPAR; from the coding sequence ATGGGTTACTCGGACCAGCGCTTCGATGTGAACCTCTCGATCCTCTTCACCGAACTCCCGCTCCTGGAGCGCCCCGCGGCGGCCGCCGCCGCGGGCTTCACCGCGGTCGAGCTCTGGTGGCCCTGGACGGAGACCCCCACCCCCGCGCAGGCCGAGCTCGACGCCCTGAAGGGGGCGCTCGACGCAGCGGGCACGCAGCTGGTGGGGCTGAACTTCTACGCGGGCCAGCTGCCCGGCCCCGACCGTGGCGCACTGTCCGTGCCCGGCGCGGAGTCGGACCGCTTCCGCGCCAACATCGCGGTGGCGGCCGAATTCGCCGCCTCGGTCGGCTGCCGGGCGCTCAACGCGCTGTACGGCAACCGCGTCGACGGCGTGGACCCGGCCGCACAGGACGCGCTCGCCCTGGAGAACCTGACCGCCGCCGCCCGCGCGGCCGACGGAATCGGGGCCACCCTCCTGATCGAGACCCTCAACAAGCCGGAGTCGCCGCTCTACCCGTTGGTGAGCGCACCGGCGGCGATCGAGGTCGTCGACCGGGTCAACGAGGCGACGGGACTGGGGAACGCCGCTTTCCTGCTGGACCTCTACCACCTGTCGATGAACGGCGAGGACCTCGGCCAGGTGATCAAGGCGTACGCCGCCAAGACCGGCCTCGTCCAGATCGCCGACAACCCGGGGCGCGGCGCGCCGGGCACCGGCTCACTCCCGCTGGAGCAGCTCCTCGACGAGCTGGCGCAGGCCGGCTACGAGGGCTGGGTCGGCCTGGAGTACAAGCCGGGCGACCGGCCGAGCGCAGAGTCCTTCGACTGGCTCCCGGCCGCGGCCCGGCCGGCCCGCTGA
- a CDS encoding catalase translates to MSKRVLTTESGAPVADNQNSATAGAGGPILLQDQHLLEKLARFNRERIPERVVHARGSGAYGYFEVTDDVTGFTRADFLSEVGRRTETFIRFSTVADSLGGADAVRDPRGFALKFYTDEGNYDLVGNNTPVFFIKDPIKFPDFIHSQKRDPFTGRQEPDNVWDFWAHSPEATHQITWLMGDRGIPASYRHMNGYGSHTYQWTNAAGEAFFVKYHFKTNQGVRSLSADQGAELAGKDASSHQTDLLQAIERGVNPSWTLHVQVMPAAEAADYRFNPFDVTKVWPHSDYPLQRVGRLVLDRNPDNVFAEVEQAAFSPNNFVPGIGPSPDKMLQGRLFAYADAHRYRLGINHTQLPVNAPKAAVVDNYGRDGLHATRYGSRQDKNYEPNSYSGPAETGAALAAPLAVHGWTGTHEAPAHTKDDDFFQAGELYRLMSADEKDRLIANIAGGLSQVTRDDVIEKNLAHFHAADADYGTRVEKAVRALRED, encoded by the coding sequence ATGTCGAAGCGTGTGCTCACGACCGAGTCAGGCGCCCCGGTCGCCGACAACCAGAACTCCGCCACGGCCGGCGCCGGTGGGCCGATCCTCCTCCAGGACCAGCACCTGCTGGAGAAGCTCGCCCGCTTCAACCGCGAGCGCATCCCGGAGCGCGTCGTCCACGCCCGCGGCTCCGGCGCGTACGGCTACTTCGAGGTGACGGACGACGTCACCGGCTTCACCCGCGCCGACTTCCTCTCCGAGGTGGGCCGACGCACCGAGACGTTCATCCGGTTCTCGACGGTCGCCGACTCCCTCGGCGGCGCGGACGCCGTACGCGACCCGCGGGGCTTCGCCCTCAAGTTCTATACGGACGAGGGCAATTACGACCTCGTCGGCAACAACACCCCGGTGTTCTTCATCAAGGACCCGATCAAGTTCCCCGACTTCATCCACTCGCAGAAGCGCGACCCGTTCACGGGCCGCCAGGAGCCGGACAACGTCTGGGACTTCTGGGCGCACTCCCCCGAGGCGACGCACCAGATCACCTGGCTGATGGGTGACCGCGGCATCCCCGCCTCGTACCGCCACATGAACGGCTACGGCTCGCACACCTACCAGTGGACGAACGCGGCGGGCGAGGCCTTCTTCGTGAAGTACCACTTCAAGACGAACCAGGGCGTGCGCTCCCTCTCCGCCGACCAGGGCGCCGAGCTCGCCGGCAAGGACGCCTCCTCGCACCAGACGGATCTGCTCCAGGCCATCGAGCGCGGGGTCAACCCGTCGTGGACGCTGCACGTGCAGGTCATGCCGGCCGCGGAGGCCGCCGACTACCGCTTCAACCCGTTCGACGTCACCAAGGTGTGGCCGCACAGCGACTATCCGCTGCAGCGGGTGGGCCGCCTGGTCCTCGACCGCAACCCGGACAACGTGTTCGCCGAGGTCGAGCAGGCCGCCTTCTCCCCGAACAACTTCGTGCCGGGCATCGGCCCGTCGCCGGACAAGATGCTGCAGGGCCGGCTGTTCGCGTACGCCGACGCGCACCGCTACCGGCTGGGCATCAACCACACCCAGCTCCCGGTCAACGCGCCGAAGGCGGCCGTCGTCGACAACTACGGCCGCGACGGCCTGCACGCGACGCGCTACGGCTCGCGCCAGGACAAGAACTACGAGCCCAACTCGTACTCCGGTCCCGCGGAGACCGGCGCCGCCCTGGCCGCGCCGCTCGCCGTCCACGGCTGGACGGGTACGCACGAGGCACCGGCCCACACGAAGGACGACGACTTCTTCCAGGCCGGTGAGCTCTACCGCCTGATGTCGGCGGACGAGAAGGACCGGCTGATCGCCAACATCGCCGGCGGCCTCTCGCAGGTCACCCGCGACGACGTGATCGAGAAGAACCTGGCCCACTTCCATGCAGCGGACGCCGACTACGGCACCCGCGTGGAGAAGGCGGTCCGCGCGCTGCGCGAGGACTGA
- a CDS encoding extracellular solute-binding protein: MKYRLLAGGCALVMAAALSACSSSSDDAGEAGGVTTVDVWLMRDSVSAAFQKEFVAGFEAQHPEIKVKVQIQEWDGIGQKITAALASNDAPDVIEAGNTQVAQFAESGGLLDLSDKKDELNGKDWLKGLAEPGSYKGKQYGIPYYAANRVVIYRTDLFEKAGVDAASITTREQWIAATTKLNKGGTQGIYLPGQLWYALGGFIWDEGGDFATESGGSWKGALDSPEALRGMEFYAQLQALGKGPKDSDEDDPPQAEVMAQGQVAQVISTPGGANVVMENNPELKGKLGFFPIPGKTAGTPGAVFTGGSDLVVPAAAGHPDEALTFIKELTGDAWQKKLAVAMSYVPNRTTLASSVAGDPGASAMAVGAANGHATPNTPGWAAVEAENPIKDYMTAVLTGKNAAAEAAKASADITRAMNAGS, encoded by the coding sequence GTGAAGTACCGCTTGCTTGCCGGTGGTTGCGCGCTTGTGATGGCCGCCGCCCTCAGTGCCTGTAGTTCCTCCTCGGACGACGCCGGTGAGGCCGGTGGTGTGACGACGGTCGACGTCTGGCTGATGCGCGACAGCGTCTCGGCCGCTTTCCAGAAGGAGTTCGTCGCGGGCTTCGAGGCCCAGCACCCGGAGATCAAGGTCAAGGTCCAGATCCAGGAGTGGGACGGGATCGGGCAGAAGATCACCGCGGCGCTGGCCAGCAACGACGCCCCGGACGTGATCGAGGCGGGCAACACCCAGGTGGCTCAGTTCGCCGAGAGCGGCGGGCTGCTGGACCTCAGCGACAAGAAGGACGAGCTGAACGGGAAGGACTGGCTGAAGGGCCTGGCCGAGCCCGGCTCGTACAAGGGGAAGCAGTACGGGATCCCCTACTACGCGGCCAACCGGGTCGTCATCTACCGCACGGACCTGTTCGAGAAGGCCGGGGTCGACGCCGCCTCCATCACCACGCGTGAGCAGTGGATCGCTGCCACCACCAAGCTCAACAAGGGCGGCACGCAGGGCATTTACCTGCCCGGACAGCTCTGGTACGCGCTGGGCGGCTTCATCTGGGACGAGGGCGGCGACTTCGCCACCGAGTCCGGTGGCAGCTGGAAGGGCGCGCTGGACTCGCCCGAGGCGCTGCGCGGCATGGAGTTCTACGCCCAGCTCCAGGCACTCGGCAAGGGTCCCAAGGACTCCGACGAGGACGATCCGCCGCAGGCCGAGGTGATGGCGCAGGGGCAGGTGGCCCAGGTGATCTCCACTCCGGGCGGGGCGAACGTGGTCATGGAGAACAACCCGGAGCTCAAGGGAAAGCTCGGCTTCTTCCCGATCCCGGGCAAGACGGCCGGCACTCCGGGCGCGGTGTTCACCGGGGGATCCGATCTGGTCGTGCCCGCCGCGGCCGGCCACCCCGACGAGGCGCTGACGTTCATCAAGGAACTCACGGGCGACGCCTGGCAGAAGAAGCTCGCCGTGGCCATGAGCTATGTGCCCAACCGGACCACGCTGGCCTCGTCCGTGGCCGGTGACCCGGGCGCCTCCGCGATGGCGGTCGGCGCGGCGAACGGCCATGCGACGCCCAACACGCCCGGCTGGGCAGCGGTCGAGGCCGAGAACCCGATCAAGGACTACATGACCGCGGTCCTCACCGGCAAGAACGCCGCGGCGGAGGCCGCCAAGGCCTCGGCGGACATCACCAGGGCCATGAACGCCGGCTCCTGA
- a CDS encoding cellulose binding domain-containing protein, with product MRKIDRSRLRSAAAAAVTVALGCTALAAVPSTAGAAAAADGLVVQYRTSASGATADQSEPWLKVRNTGSTSVPLSNVKVRYYFKADSASTAYRFACSWAVKGCGNITGTFGTLANPTADADRYLEIAFTSGAGSLAPGADTGDMQLRFHRADWQSLRQSDDYSFGAERTAYGDWPRITAQLGGVTAWGEAPGGNGPTDPTDPPTDPPADGPRLFDDFNYSGHTDPGIAAHGWSVRSNSGGPGVPGAVWAPENVTFSSQSGNSVMNLETSTAGTGASTEHTEILTQATKFRNGTYAARVKFSDAPRSGPDGDHLVQTFFTINDLKAPMADDYAEYDFEYLPNGGWGEPANILYTTSWETYRPDPWEAVNQHSEARQSYAGWHDLVVTIDNSAITYYVDGQHFGTHGAAYLPERPMSINFNQWLIDLAGQSSTTPRSYDQQVDYVLHVKDQVLSPAQVSALVGQYRAAGTTFQDTVPAG from the coding sequence ATGAGGAAGATCGACAGGAGCCGGCTCCGTTCGGCCGCGGCTGCCGCCGTCACCGTGGCGCTGGGCTGCACCGCCCTCGCCGCCGTCCCCTCGACCGCCGGCGCCGCTGCCGCTGCCGACGGGCTCGTCGTCCAGTACCGCACGAGTGCGTCCGGAGCGACGGCCGACCAGAGCGAGCCCTGGCTGAAGGTGCGCAACACCGGCAGTACGAGCGTCCCGCTCAGCAACGTCAAGGTGCGGTACTACTTCAAGGCCGATTCGGCCTCTACGGCCTACCGGTTCGCCTGCTCCTGGGCGGTGAAGGGCTGCGGGAACATCACCGGTACGTTCGGGACGCTCGCGAACCCGACGGCAGACGCCGACCGCTACCTGGAGATCGCGTTCACCTCGGGCGCGGGCTCCCTGGCCCCCGGTGCGGACACCGGGGACATGCAGCTGCGCTTCCACCGGGCGGACTGGCAGTCGCTGCGGCAGAGCGACGACTACTCCTTCGGCGCCGAGCGGACCGCGTACGGCGACTGGCCCCGGATCACCGCGCAGCTCGGCGGGGTCACGGCCTGGGGCGAGGCTCCCGGCGGCAACGGCCCGACGGATCCGACGGATCCCCCCACCGATCCGCCGGCGGACGGGCCCAGGCTGTTCGACGACTTCAACTACAGCGGCCACACGGACCCGGGTATCGCCGCGCACGGCTGGAGCGTCCGCTCCAACTCCGGCGGTCCGGGTGTGCCGGGTGCCGTGTGGGCTCCGGAGAACGTCACCTTCAGCAGCCAGAGCGGCAATTCGGTGATGAACCTGGAGACGTCCACGGCGGGTACCGGCGCCTCGACGGAGCACACGGAGATCCTCACGCAGGCCACGAAGTTCCGTAACGGCACCTATGCGGCCCGGGTGAAGTTCAGCGACGCCCCCCGGTCCGGGCCCGACGGCGACCACCTCGTCCAGACGTTCTTCACCATCAACGACCTCAAGGCGCCGATGGCGGACGACTACGCGGAGTACGACTTCGAGTACCTGCCCAACGGCGGCTGGGGCGAGCCGGCCAACATCCTCTACACGACGTCGTGGGAGACCTACCGCCCCGACCCGTGGGAGGCCGTCAACCAGCACAGCGAGGCGCGGCAGAGCTATGCGGGCTGGCACGACCTGGTGGTGACCATCGACAACAGCGCCATCACGTACTACGTCGACGGGCAGCACTTCGGCACGCACGGGGCGGCGTACCTGCCGGAGCGGCCGATGTCGATCAACTTCAACCAGTGGCTGATCGACCTGGCGGGCCAGAGCAGCACCACGCCCCGGTCCTACGACCAGCAGGTGGACTACGTCCTGCATGTGAAGGACCAGGTCCTGTCCCCGGCCCAGGTGTCCGCACTGGTGGGCCAGTACCGGGCGGCGGGCACGACCTTCCAGGACACGGTGCCGGCCGGCTGA
- a CDS encoding carbohydrate ABC transporter permease, giving the protein MTLLRPRIRRIPLNAAAVVTVVVCLFPVYWMISTAFKPSRDIQSADPQLVPYTWTLDHFRRAVQADGFELFWRNSILVTLGAVLLALVVALGSAFAVARMRWKGRRQFMLLVFIAQMAPWESLIIPIYIISRDTDMLDRLPTLTLVYFMITLPFTIVVLRGFIATIPPELEEAAQVDGCTRTGAFRRVALPLLAPGLMATSLFGFITAWNEFAYANFLIIKQQDNRTLPVWLSSFQNTFGTDWGATMAASTLFALPALVIFLLLQRHVTSGFAAGAVKG; this is encoded by the coding sequence ATGACCCTGCTACGCCCCCGGATCCGGCGGATCCCGCTCAACGCCGCCGCTGTCGTGACCGTCGTCGTCTGCCTCTTCCCGGTGTACTGGATGATCTCGACGGCCTTCAAGCCGTCCCGGGACATCCAGTCGGCCGACCCGCAGCTCGTTCCGTACACCTGGACGCTGGACCACTTCCGACGGGCCGTGCAGGCCGACGGGTTCGAGCTGTTCTGGCGCAACAGCATCCTGGTCACGCTCGGCGCGGTGCTGCTGGCGCTGGTCGTGGCGCTCGGGTCGGCGTTCGCCGTGGCCAGGATGAGGTGGAAGGGCCGGCGCCAGTTCATGCTGCTGGTCTTCATCGCCCAGATGGCGCCCTGGGAGTCGTTGATCATCCCCATCTACATCATCTCCCGCGACACGGACATGCTCGACCGGCTGCCGACGCTGACCCTGGTCTACTTCATGATCACGCTGCCGTTCACGATCGTGGTGCTGCGGGGCTTCATCGCGACCATCCCGCCCGAGCTGGAGGAGGCGGCGCAGGTCGACGGCTGCACCCGGACCGGCGCCTTTCGGCGAGTGGCGCTGCCCCTGCTCGCTCCCGGCCTGATGGCCACCTCGCTCTTCGGATTCATCACCGCCTGGAACGAGTTCGCGTACGCCAACTTCCTGATCATCAAGCAGCAGGACAACCGCACCCTGCCGGTCTGGCTGTCGTCCTTCCAGAACACCTTCGGCACGGACTGGGGCGCCACCATGGCCGCCTCCACGCTCTTCGCCCTGCCCGCGCTGGTCATCTTTCTGCTCCTCCAGCGCCATGTCACCTCCGGCTTCGCGGCCGGCGCCGTCAAGGGCTGA
- a CDS encoding carbohydrate ABC transporter permease, which yields MPVVRERTAPRVHHPAGAPPGRRPRPSRNLWPYALIAPAIGGMLYLLVYPLARAVLISLQDFRLRQLISGDAEFVGLRNYRTLLSDPRFWEVVGRTFVFMAVNVVLIMVISTLVALMTERLGRAGRTAVLCALVLAWAMPVVAATTVFQWLFHSEFGIVNWLLTSLGFGSFDRYPWFANGTAAFVILVVLIVWQSVPFAAITLYSALTTVPAELYESARLDGASGVRIFRSVTFPMLRPIFMLVFSLEVIWTFKAFVQIWVMTRGGPGDSTTILPVYAVQTALSSQRYDLGSAASMVTVVLMSGVLVLYFRQMFRQEDELR from the coding sequence GTGCCGGTCGTCCGTGAACGGACCGCACCACGCGTCCATCATCCCGCGGGAGCACCGCCGGGGCGGCGGCCCCGCCCCTCGCGCAACCTCTGGCCGTACGCCCTGATCGCCCCCGCGATCGGCGGCATGCTCTACCTGCTCGTGTACCCGCTCGCGCGGGCCGTGCTGATCTCGCTGCAGGACTTCCGGCTCCGCCAGCTGATCAGCGGGGACGCGGAGTTCGTCGGACTGCGGAACTACCGGACGCTGCTGTCCGACCCGCGGTTCTGGGAGGTGGTCGGCCGCACCTTCGTGTTCATGGCCGTCAACGTCGTACTGATCATGGTCATCTCCACCCTGGTCGCGCTGATGACGGAGCGGCTCGGCCGGGCGGGGCGCACAGCGGTGCTCTGTGCGCTGGTGCTCGCCTGGGCCATGCCGGTGGTCGCGGCCACCACGGTCTTCCAGTGGCTGTTCCACTCCGAGTTCGGCATCGTCAACTGGTTGCTGACCTCGCTCGGCTTCGGCTCGTTCGACCGCTACCCGTGGTTCGCGAACGGTACGGCGGCCTTCGTGATCCTGGTGGTACTCATCGTCTGGCAGTCCGTGCCGTTCGCGGCGATCACCCTCTACTCGGCGCTCACCACCGTCCCGGCCGAGCTCTACGAGTCGGCCCGGCTGGACGGTGCGTCCGGCGTCCGGATCTTCCGCTCGGTCACCTTCCCGATGCTCCGGCCGATCTTCATGCTGGTCTTCTCGCTCGAGGTGATCTGGACGTTCAAGGCGTTCGTCCAGATCTGGGTGATGACCCGCGGCGGTCCCGGCGACTCCACCACGATCCTGCCCGTGTACGCGGTCCAGACGGCGCTCTCCAGCCAGCGCTACGACCTGGGGTCCGCCGCTTCGATGGTCACCGTGGTGCTGATGTCCGGGGTGCTCGTCCTCTACTTCCGCCAGATGTTCCGCCAGGAGGACGAACTCCGATGA
- a CDS encoding 2-hydroxy-3-oxopropionate reductase, whose translation MSNNLPKVAWIGLGIMGSPMSENLIEAGYDVTGYTLEQDKIDRLVAAGGKGAASIADAVRDADVVITMVPASPQVEAIAYGPDGILENARPGALLIDMSSITPQTSVDLAKNAKAKDIRVLDAPVSGGEAGAIEAVLSIMVGGEQTDFDAAQPLLNALGRTIVLCGPHGSGQTVKAANQLIVAVNIQACAEAVVFLEKSGVDLAAALDVLNGGLAGSTVLTRKKDNFLKRDFAPGFRIDLHHKDMGIVTDAARNVGAALPVGAVVAQLVASLRTQGDGGLDHSALLRAVERLSGSQV comes from the coding sequence ATGAGCAACAACCTCCCCAAGGTCGCGTGGATCGGGCTCGGCATCATGGGCTCGCCCATGTCCGAGAACCTGATCGAGGCCGGTTACGACGTCACCGGCTACACCCTGGAGCAGGACAAGATCGACCGGCTGGTCGCGGCGGGCGGCAAGGGTGCCGCCTCGATCGCGGACGCGGTGCGCGACGCCGACGTCGTCATCACGATGGTGCCCGCGTCGCCGCAGGTCGAGGCCATCGCGTACGGCCCCGACGGCATCCTGGAGAACGCGCGGCCCGGTGCTCTGCTGATCGACATGTCCTCGATCACGCCGCAGACCTCCGTGGACCTGGCGAAGAACGCGAAGGCCAAGGACATCCGCGTACTGGACGCCCCGGTCTCCGGTGGTGAGGCCGGCGCGATCGAGGCCGTGCTGTCCATCATGGTCGGCGGTGAGCAGACCGACTTCGACGCCGCGCAGCCCCTCCTGAACGCTCTGGGCAGGACGATCGTGCTGTGCGGACCGCACGGCTCGGGCCAGACGGTGAAGGCCGCCAACCAGCTGATCGTCGCGGTCAACATCCAGGCGTGCGCCGAGGCCGTGGTCTTCCTGGAGAAGTCCGGCGTCGACCTGGCCGCGGCCCTCGACGTCCTGAACGGCGGACTGGCCGGCTCGACGGTCCTGACCCGCAAGAAGGACAACTTCCTCAAGCGGGACTTCGCTCCGGGCTTCCGGATCGACCTGCACCACAAGGACATGGGCATCGTCACGGACGCCGCCCGCAACGTCGGTGCCGCCCTGCCCGTCGGCGCGGTCGTGGCCCAGCTGGTCGCCTCGCTGCGCACGCAGGGCGACGGCGGGCTGGACCACTCCGCGCTGCTGCGTGCCGTCGAGCGCCTCTCCGGCTCCCAGGTCTGA